A section of the Amycolatopsis sp. AA4 genome encodes:
- the entS gene encoding enterobactin transporter EntS → MRLGELVIDVTPLRTSPGFRRIFAAQTLTVVTTALTNVGINLHVYQLTGSSAQVGLVSLVFGLALLAGLLAGGVAADRMDRRALVLGTRSVVAVVLAGLAINAALPHPMLWFVYAAAVLAGGINGLGGSALMAVVPALVDQRQLAATGALFTVTSQFGAMIGPSIAGLVAAGPGVAACFGIDALGYLAGVALMWRIPPLPPDEEPAHPLKSVAEGIGFVRRNQVVAGLLLIDVWAMVFAMPYALFPQLGIEVFHGGPSTVGLLYTAPAVGAFLGALMSGWTGRSRHSGRALIGSVLLWGLAITAFGLSGYLWLGLLFLAIAGAADAISEVLRRALLQHYTPDRLQGRVSSVWLAQATTGPAVGNAEAGLVSKLLGSSGAVVGGGLVCVAGVLLVAVMMPKLRRATLQGEGCQSQPSTA, encoded by the coding sequence GTGCGTCTCGGCGAACTTGTCATCGACGTCACTCCGCTTCGCACCAGTCCGGGCTTCCGGCGGATTTTCGCGGCGCAGACCCTGACCGTGGTCACGACGGCGCTCACGAACGTCGGGATCAACCTGCACGTGTACCAGCTCACCGGATCGTCTGCACAGGTCGGGCTCGTCAGTCTCGTGTTCGGGCTGGCGCTGCTCGCCGGGCTGCTGGCCGGAGGCGTCGCCGCGGACCGCATGGACCGGCGCGCGCTCGTGCTCGGCACCCGGTCGGTCGTCGCGGTCGTGCTGGCCGGACTGGCGATCAACGCGGCCCTGCCCCATCCGATGCTGTGGTTCGTTTATGCCGCCGCAGTCCTCGCGGGCGGGATCAACGGACTCGGCGGATCGGCGTTGATGGCGGTCGTGCCCGCGCTGGTCGACCAGCGCCAGCTCGCCGCGACCGGCGCCCTGTTCACCGTGACCAGCCAGTTCGGCGCGATGATCGGCCCGTCGATCGCCGGGCTCGTCGCCGCCGGGCCGGGCGTGGCCGCCTGTTTCGGGATCGACGCGCTCGGCTACCTCGCCGGCGTCGCGCTGATGTGGCGGATCCCGCCGCTGCCACCTGACGAAGAGCCCGCGCACCCGCTCAAATCGGTGGCCGAGGGAATCGGTTTCGTGCGACGCAACCAGGTCGTGGCCGGGCTGCTCCTGATCGACGTGTGGGCCATGGTCTTCGCGATGCCGTACGCCCTGTTCCCGCAGCTGGGCATCGAGGTGTTCCACGGCGGCCCGTCGACCGTCGGCCTGCTCTACACCGCGCCCGCGGTCGGCGCGTTCCTCGGTGCGCTGATGAGCGGCTGGACCGGCCGCTCGCGGCACAGCGGACGAGCGCTGATCGGTTCGGTTCTCTTGTGGGGCTTGGCGATCACCGCGTTCGGTCTCTCCGGATATCTGTGGCTCGGGTTGCTGTTCCTGGCGATCGCGGGTGCCGCGGACGCTATCTCCGAGGTACTGCGGCGCGCATTGCTGCAGCACTACACGCCGGATCGGCTGCAGGGCCGGGTGTCGAGCGTCTGGCTAGCCCAGGCCACGACCGGCCCGGCGGTCGGCAACGCGGAAGCCGGGCTCGTCTCGAAACTGCTCGGCAGTTCGGGCGCCGTGGTCGGCGGCGGCCTCGTCTGCGTTGCCGGGGTGCTGCTGGTCGCGGTCATGATGCCGAAACTGCGCCGAGCGACACTGCAAGGAGAAGGATGCCAGTCGCAGCCGTCAACGGCGTGA
- a CDS encoding (2,3-dihydroxybenzoyl)adenylate synthase, with the protein MLEGCVPWPEELAQRYRKAGYWAGRPLDHLIRDGVERHPDRVALVGADGARWTYAELDAWIGRVAAGLAPSIAPRERVLLQLPNIPEFVAVFFALLRIGALPVLALPAHREAEMVPLAELSGAVAYFVADDDSFDYRALARAVTKAVPGIRQVFVANDELPTADPVPLPEPDPSDVALFLLSGGTTGTPKLIPRTHDDYSYNGRASAEVSGFDESTVYLVALPASHNFALCSPGLLGAYAAGGTVVLAADPSPSTVFPLIEREKVTVTGVVPPIALMWMDAAEFADEDLSSLRLLQVGGAKLSAEPAARVRPVLGCGLQQVFGMAEGLLNFTRLDDPEHLIIETQGRPLCPDDEVRVLENGELLTRGPYTLRGYYRAEEHNQRSFTEDGFYRSGDVVRQLPTGHLVVEGRVKDQINRGGEKIPAEELENHLLAHPAVHDAAVVGMADEVMGERTCAFLVLKGGAPTLREVKSFLRDRGVAEFKLPDRLEILDAFPLTKLGKVSKAELARGLAG; encoded by the coding sequence ATGCTCGAGGGGTGCGTGCCCTGGCCGGAGGAGCTGGCGCAGCGATACCGGAAGGCTGGCTACTGGGCCGGTCGGCCGCTGGACCACCTGATCCGCGACGGCGTTGAGCGGCATCCGGATCGTGTCGCACTGGTCGGCGCGGACGGCGCTCGCTGGACCTATGCGGAACTGGACGCGTGGATCGGCCGGGTAGCAGCCGGACTCGCACCGTCGATCGCGCCGCGGGAACGCGTTCTCCTGCAGTTGCCGAACATCCCGGAGTTCGTCGCGGTGTTCTTCGCATTGCTGCGGATCGGCGCGCTGCCGGTGCTCGCACTGCCCGCGCACCGGGAAGCGGAAATGGTGCCGCTGGCCGAGCTGAGCGGGGCTGTCGCGTACTTCGTCGCCGACGACGACAGCTTCGACTACCGCGCGCTGGCGCGGGCGGTCACGAAGGCGGTGCCCGGGATCCGGCAGGTGTTCGTGGCGAACGACGAGCTGCCGACCGCGGACCCCGTCCCGTTGCCTGAGCCGGATCCCTCGGACGTAGCGCTGTTCCTGCTGTCCGGCGGAACGACCGGCACCCCGAAGCTGATCCCGCGCACCCACGACGACTACTCGTACAACGGCCGCGCCAGTGCGGAGGTGTCCGGGTTCGACGAGTCGACCGTGTACCTGGTCGCGCTGCCCGCGTCGCACAACTTCGCGCTGTGCTCGCCCGGACTGCTCGGCGCGTACGCGGCGGGCGGCACGGTCGTGCTCGCCGCGGATCCCAGTCCCAGCACGGTTTTCCCGCTGATCGAGCGGGAAAAGGTGACGGTCACCGGAGTGGTGCCGCCGATCGCGCTGATGTGGATGGACGCCGCGGAGTTCGCCGACGAGGACCTGTCCAGCCTGCGGCTGCTGCAGGTCGGCGGTGCGAAGCTGAGTGCGGAACCTGCCGCGCGGGTGCGCCCGGTGCTCGGCTGCGGGTTGCAGCAGGTGTTCGGGATGGCCGAGGGACTGCTGAACTTCACCCGCCTGGACGATCCGGAGCACCTGATCATCGAGACGCAGGGCCGTCCTTTGTGCCCGGACGACGAGGTGCGCGTTCTCGAGAACGGCGAATTGCTCACTCGCGGGCCGTACACGTTGCGGGGCTACTACCGCGCCGAGGAACACAACCAGCGTTCGTTCACCGAGGACGGCTTCTACCGCAGCGGGGACGTCGTACGGCAGCTGCCGACCGGGCACCTGGTCGTCGAGGGCCGGGTGAAGGACCAGATCAACCGCGGCGGCGAGAAAATCCCGGCGGAGGAGCTGGAGAACCACCTGCTCGCGCACCCGGCGGTGCACGACGCGGCGGTGGTCGGGATGGCCGACGAGGTGATGGGCGAGCGCACCTGTGCGTTCCTCGTGCTGAAGGGCGGGGCGCCGACGCTGCGCGAGGTCAAATCCTTCCTGCGGGACCGCGGGGTCGCGGAATTCAAGCTGCCGGACCGGCTGGAGATCCTCGACGCCTTCCCGCTGACGAAGCTGGGCAAAGTCAGCAAGGCCGAACTCGCGCGCGGGCTGGCCGGGTGA
- a CDS encoding SDR family oxidoreductase, translated as MESFKDRVALVTGASRGIGLAIAKGLVERGAKVCITARKPEPLAEAVEQLGGSDVAIAVPGKADDAAHQQEAVAAAVEKFGSLDMLVNNTGINPVYGPTLDVDPAAASKIFAVNVVAPLSWIRAARDAWMGEHGGSVVNVASIAGIRTSPGIGMYGVSKAALIRLTQELGAELGPKIRVNAVAPAVVKTQFATALYEGREEEVAAAYPMKRLGVPEDIAGAVAFLLSAEAGWMTGQTVVLDGGVTLGGGL; from the coding sequence GTGGAGTCGTTCAAGGATCGTGTCGCCCTGGTGACCGGGGCCAGCCGGGGGATTGGGCTGGCCATCGCGAAGGGGCTCGTCGAGCGCGGGGCGAAGGTGTGCATCACCGCGCGCAAGCCGGAGCCGCTCGCGGAGGCCGTTGAGCAGCTGGGCGGTTCCGACGTCGCGATCGCGGTGCCTGGCAAGGCCGACGACGCCGCGCATCAGCAGGAGGCGGTCGCCGCCGCGGTCGAGAAGTTCGGCAGTCTCGACATGCTGGTCAACAACACCGGCATCAACCCCGTTTACGGGCCGACCCTGGACGTCGACCCGGCCGCGGCGAGCAAGATCTTCGCGGTCAACGTGGTGGCGCCGCTGTCGTGGATCCGCGCCGCGCGGGACGCGTGGATGGGCGAGCACGGCGGGTCGGTCGTCAACGTCGCCTCGATCGCGGGCATCCGCACCTCGCCGGGCATCGGCATGTACGGCGTCAGCAAGGCCGCGCTGATCCGGCTCACCCAGGAACTCGGCGCGGAACTCGGGCCGAAGATCCGCGTGAACGCGGTGGCTCCGGCGGTGGTCAAAACGCAGTTCGCGACCGCGCTGTACGAAGGGCGCGAGGAAGAAGTCGCGGCGGCGTATCCGATGAAGCGGCTTGGCGTGCCGGAGGACATCGCCGGGGCGGTCGCGTTCCTGCTGTCCGCCGAAGCGGGCTGGATGACCGGGCAGACGGTCGTCCTCGACGGCGGCGTGACGCTCGGCGGCGGTCTGTGA
- a CDS encoding iron chelate uptake ABC transporter family permease subunit: MKTRRSFVVSLGLFAGVLALAVVALGVGAIAVAPLDVVRTLLGNGSRLTNFAVLDLRLPRVLIAVCAGAALGISGAIFQSLSRNPLGSPDIIGFNYGATTGGLLAILAFGGGLAGISLGALGGGLLTSLAVYLLAWQRGVRGNRLVLVGIGVSAILQAVNFYLIVNAKLADVSRATVWLTGSLDNLGWEHVWPAAIALAAVVPAVLVGARRLDILEMGDDPALALGVRVEASRLYLLLVGTMACALATAVVGPVAFVSLTAPQLAKRLTKAPGAGVLPAAWMGALLVLAADFTAQRIAGAGTLPVGVATAAFGGSYLGWLLWYRRRA, translated from the coding sequence ATGAAGACTCGCCGATCTTTCGTGGTTTCGCTCGGACTGTTCGCCGGGGTTCTCGCACTCGCGGTCGTCGCGCTGGGCGTGGGAGCGATCGCCGTCGCGCCGCTCGACGTCGTCCGCACCTTGCTGGGCAACGGCAGCCGGTTGACGAACTTCGCCGTGCTCGATCTGCGGCTGCCGCGCGTGCTCATCGCCGTGTGCGCCGGGGCCGCGCTCGGCATCAGCGGAGCGATTTTCCAGAGCCTGTCCCGGAATCCGCTGGGCAGTCCGGACATCATCGGCTTCAACTACGGTGCGACAACCGGGGGGCTGCTGGCGATCCTGGCCTTCGGCGGCGGGCTGGCCGGGATCTCGCTGGGCGCGCTGGGCGGCGGTCTGCTGACGTCGCTGGCGGTGTACCTCCTGGCCTGGCAGCGAGGCGTGCGCGGGAATCGCCTGGTGCTGGTCGGGATCGGCGTCAGCGCGATCTTGCAGGCGGTCAACTTCTATCTGATCGTGAACGCGAAATTGGCCGACGTTTCGCGGGCGACGGTGTGGCTCACCGGCAGCCTCGACAACCTCGGCTGGGAACACGTCTGGCCCGCGGCGATCGCGCTCGCCGCCGTCGTGCCCGCTGTGCTGGTCGGCGCGCGGCGGCTGGACATCCTGGAAATGGGCGACGACCCGGCACTGGCCCTTGGCGTGCGCGTCGAGGCGAGCAGGCTGTACCTGCTGCTGGTCGGCACGATGGCCTGTGCGCTCGCAACCGCGGTCGTCGGACCGGTCGCGTTCGTGTCGTTGACTGCCCCGCAGTTGGCGAAGCGCCTGACGAAAGCGCCCGGTGCGGGGGTGCTGCCCGCGGCGTGGATGGGCGCTTTGCTGGTGCTGGCAGCGGACTTCACCGCCCAGCGCATCGCCGGCGCGGGGACGCTCCCGGTCGGGGTCGCAACAGCCGCGTTCGGCGGAAGCTACCTCGGCTGGCTGCTCTGGTACCGCCGCCGAGCCTGA
- a CDS encoding iron ABC transporter permease, translating to MRGRTTGFVVACVVLVLVALLSIAVGARTIAPGTVFHVLFDRDASDYSYVIWALRIPRTLIGIAVGAALGVAGAVMQALTRNPLADPGLLGVNAGASAAAALSVTVFGFTDLRAFVWFAFLGAAIAATVLYAIAGRGSASPVRLALAGTAVSAALTGLTQGLTLLNQQTLDQMRFWTVGSLNRADGATLVRVLPFLAVGLVLALLLARPLDALALGDDAGQALGAHLGRTRVLSLVAVTLLAGAATAAVGPLVFVGLAVPHMVRAFTGPAQRWVLPYCAVLAPALLLAADVAGRVIAPEEIDVGVVTALLGAPVFIWLVRRSKAARA from the coding sequence GTGAGAGGTCGCACCACGGGCTTCGTCGTCGCGTGCGTCGTGCTCGTTCTCGTGGCGTTGCTGAGCATCGCCGTCGGCGCGCGGACGATCGCGCCGGGCACTGTGTTCCACGTGCTGTTCGACCGGGACGCCTCGGATTACTCTTACGTCATATGGGCGTTGCGGATTCCGCGCACCCTGATCGGGATCGCGGTAGGCGCGGCTCTGGGGGTCGCGGGTGCGGTGATGCAGGCGCTCACCCGGAATCCGCTCGCGGACCCGGGCCTGCTCGGCGTGAACGCGGGCGCCTCCGCGGCGGCCGCGCTTTCGGTGACCGTCTTCGGATTCACGGACCTGCGCGCGTTCGTCTGGTTCGCGTTCCTGGGCGCGGCGATCGCCGCCACCGTGCTGTACGCGATCGCCGGGCGGGGCTCGGCGTCGCCGGTGCGGTTGGCGTTGGCGGGCACTGCCGTGTCGGCTGCGTTGACCGGTCTCACGCAAGGATTGACGTTGCTCAATCAGCAGACTCTCGACCAGATGCGGTTCTGGACAGTCGGGTCGCTCAACCGCGCGGACGGCGCCACGCTCGTCCGGGTCCTGCCGTTCCTGGCCGTCGGACTGGTGCTGGCGCTGCTGCTCGCCCGGCCGCTCGACGCACTGGCACTCGGCGACGACGCCGGGCAGGCACTCGGCGCGCACCTCGGCCGGACGCGGGTGTTGTCGTTGGTGGCCGTGACACTGCTGGCCGGAGCAGCTACGGCAGCGGTAGGGCCGCTGGTGTTCGTCGGGCTCGCCGTGCCGCACATGGTCCGGGCGTTCACCGGCCCGGCGCAGAGATGGGTGCTGCCGTACTGCGCGGTGCTCGCGCCGGCGTTGCTGCTGGCGGCCGACGTAGCGGGGCGAGTGATCGCGCCGGAAGAAATCGACGTGGGGGTCGTGACGGCCCTGCTGGGAGCACCGGTCTTCATCTGGCTGGTGCGGCGGAGCAAGGCGGCTCGCGCATGA
- a CDS encoding lysine N(6)-hydroxylase/L-ornithine N(5)-oxygenase family protein: MATPPEFDLVGVGFGPSNLALAIAVAEHNGTSAAPVTAQFLERQPAFGWHRGMLLDDATMQVSFLKDLVTMRNPASRFSFLSYLHEHGRLVDFINHKTFFPLRVEFHDYLEWAAAKVSGQVAYGSEAVSVRSTGDCFEVRTGHGEVRRARNLVFGTGLRPNVPAGIEPSDRVWHNADLLRRIGSVRAPGRCVVIGAGQSAAETTAFLHERFPDAEICSVFARYGYSPSDDSSFANRIFDPEGVDAYYSAPEDVKQRLMDYHGNTNYSAVDVELIDDLYRRVYRETVKGRQRLRIFNMSRPVEIVEDERVRVTVESLATGEKTVLDADLLVCATGYRPADPSDLLGELGAQCRRDEHGRLRVERDYRLVAPDLPGAIYVQGGTEHTHGITSSLLSNTAVRVGEILASILDRRPSTEWDPEYAVKELA; the protein is encoded by the coding sequence ATGGCGACACCTCCGGAGTTCGATCTGGTCGGAGTGGGTTTCGGGCCCTCCAACCTCGCGCTGGCGATCGCGGTGGCAGAGCACAACGGGACCTCGGCAGCGCCGGTGACCGCGCAGTTCCTCGAGCGGCAACCCGCCTTCGGCTGGCACCGGGGGATGCTGCTCGACGATGCGACGATGCAGGTTTCCTTCCTCAAGGACCTCGTCACGATGCGCAACCCGGCCAGCCGCTTCAGCTTTCTCTCGTACCTGCACGAACACGGCAGGCTGGTCGACTTCATCAACCACAAGACGTTCTTCCCGTTGCGCGTCGAATTCCACGACTATCTCGAATGGGCCGCGGCGAAGGTCAGCGGCCAAGTCGCCTACGGCAGCGAAGCCGTGTCCGTGCGGAGCACCGGTGATTGTTTCGAGGTCCGCACCGGCCATGGCGAGGTCCGCCGCGCCAGGAATCTGGTTTTCGGCACCGGACTGCGGCCGAACGTCCCGGCAGGAATCGAACCGAGCGACCGCGTCTGGCACAACGCCGACCTGCTGCGCCGGATCGGCTCGGTCCGCGCGCCTGGCCGGTGCGTCGTCATCGGCGCGGGGCAAAGCGCCGCGGAGACGACAGCCTTTTTGCACGAGCGCTTCCCCGACGCGGAGATCTGCTCAGTGTTCGCGCGATACGGCTACAGCCCTTCAGACGACAGCTCGTTCGCGAACCGGATCTTCGATCCCGAGGGCGTTGACGCCTACTACTCCGCCCCGGAGGACGTCAAGCAACGCTTGATGGATTACCACGGGAACACGAACTACTCCGCAGTCGACGTGGAGCTGATCGACGACCTGTACCGTCGCGTGTACCGGGAAACGGTCAAGGGCCGCCAGCGGCTGCGGATCTTCAACATGTCCCGTCCGGTCGAGATCGTCGAGGACGAACGAGTACGGGTCACGGTGGAATCGTTGGCCACGGGCGAGAAGACGGTGCTCGACGCCGATCTGCTCGTCTGCGCGACGGGGTACCGGCCCGCCGATCCGAGCGATCTGCTCGGCGAACTCGGTGCGCAGTGCCGCCGTGACGAGCACGGCCGGTTGCGCGTCGAACGCGACTACCGGCTGGTCGCCCCGGATCTGCCGGGAGCGATCTACGTGCAGGGCGGGACCGAGCACACGCACGGCATCACGTCCTCGCTGCTGTCCAACACCGCAGTCCGGGTCGGCGAAATCCTCGCCTCGATCCTCGACCGGCGCCCGTCGACGGAGTGGGACCCGGAGTACGCGGTGAAGGAGCTGGCATGA
- a CDS encoding salicylate synthase produces MTVRVSRQTEPLQQMTALARAGYDDYVVYENGGTWTFAGGALAAITLDSTHVRVRGVVESDTEWSGSPGAALQQALATLPVPEWRAYGRVHFGYSALPPGSGLPKPSGELVRLIVPRTEVRVTGNEVEIRGEDEALVRGIIDAPSPAPHSPSRPIDVRASGAAYRGRVARALGEIRRGRYQKVILSRSVRIPFPVDLASTYEAGRRANTPARSFLLRLDGAEAAGFSPEVVLTVSADGTVVTQPLAGTRAFGRGSEQDAAARKDLESNPKEIFEHAVSVRTAQEELLRVCRPDSVRVKDFMGIKERGSVQHLASSVSGELAEGRTPWDALEAVFPSVTASGIPKREAIDAITRLDEVRGLYSGAVVTAAHDGSFDAALVLRAVYQENGQAWLRAGAGIVTESTPERELEETCEKLGSVAPYVVPA; encoded by the coding sequence ATGACCGTCAGGGTGTCTCGCCAAACCGAACCGCTGCAGCAGATGACCGCGCTCGCGCGGGCCGGGTACGACGACTACGTGGTGTACGAGAACGGCGGAACCTGGACATTCGCAGGCGGGGCGCTCGCCGCGATCACCCTGGACTCCACGCATGTGCGAGTCCGCGGTGTCGTCGAGTCCGACACGGAGTGGTCTGGTTCGCCGGGCGCGGCGTTGCAGCAAGCGCTCGCCACGCTGCCGGTCCCGGAGTGGCGCGCCTACGGCCGGGTCCACTTCGGATACTCGGCTTTGCCGCCCGGATCGGGATTGCCCAAGCCTTCTGGCGAATTGGTCCGGCTGATCGTCCCCCGCACGGAGGTCCGCGTCACCGGGAACGAGGTGGAGATCCGCGGCGAGGACGAAGCCCTGGTGCGAGGAATCATCGACGCACCGTCGCCCGCACCGCATTCGCCGAGCAGGCCGATCGACGTCCGCGCGAGCGGCGCGGCGTACCGGGGACGGGTGGCGCGGGCCCTCGGGGAAATCCGGCGGGGCCGGTACCAGAAGGTGATTCTCTCGCGCAGCGTGCGGATTCCGTTCCCGGTGGACCTCGCTTCGACCTACGAAGCGGGCCGCCGCGCGAACACTCCGGCACGGTCGTTCCTGTTGCGGCTCGACGGCGCGGAGGCAGCCGGGTTCAGCCCGGAGGTCGTGCTGACCGTGTCGGCGGACGGCACCGTCGTGACGCAGCCGCTCGCCGGCACGCGCGCGTTCGGGCGCGGCAGCGAGCAGGACGCGGCAGCTCGCAAGGACCTCGAATCGAATCCCAAAGAGATCTTCGAGCACGCAGTGTCGGTGCGGACCGCCCAAGAGGAACTGCTCCGCGTTTGCCGCCCTGATTCCGTACGGGTCAAGGACTTCATGGGAATCAAGGAACGCGGCAGCGTGCAGCATCTGGCGTCCAGCGTCAGCGGAGAGCTCGCCGAAGGGCGTACGCCGTGGGACGCGCTGGAAGCCGTGTTCCCCTCAGTAACGGCGTCGGGGATCCCCAAGCGGGAGGCGATCGACGCGATCACGCGCCTGGACGAGGTGCGCGGTCTCTACTCCGGCGCGGTGGTGACCGCCGCGCACGACGGCTCCTTTGATGCCGCGCTCGTGCTGCGGGCCGTGTATCAGGAAAACGGCCAGGCGTGGCTGCGCGCGGGAGCGGGCATCGTCACGGAGTCCACGCCGGAACGGGAGCTGGAGGAGACCTGCGAGAAGCTCGGCAGTGTCGCGCCGTATGTAGTGCCCGCCTGA